GTCCCCTTGTTTGTTCGTCTTGCTGGTCTTGTCACTGTTCTCCAAAAGATGAAAGTTGGTATGTCCACAAGTGTTATTTCGAAGGCCAAAGATATTGATGGATGCGTGAAGGTTCAGCGATTTGGCGTTGTATGTCCCTTGTTTGGCTTTGATGGACGAGACACATTAAAGTCTCATCCAGCTATTGGCGAACCATCAAAACCACATTTTCATACAGCCGTGAGTCCTCTTGCTAGGCCACAGGGTATCGACGACATGAAAACTCAGCGCACGTTTCGAGATCTACGTCCAGGGAGTCGGACGTTTCCACATCGTGTTGCGCAATCGATGCTACAGCGCGCATTTTGAGCAAATAAGCATTGCATGGAAACTTTGTGGGCGCCGCTCATACTAGCGAGGAATGCCATATACTTTCAACGCGACATCGTCTTCTTTCTCCAACGGAACCAATACCACACTGTACTTGTAAGCGTCCTTCGAGCTGACCAAATATTCTGGGTAGACTCCTGGGAACCAACTTGTATCACCTCCAAGACCCATAATTTTATGATCAATGTTAACATGTACTATATGTTCGCCGTCTCTTCTCGCCGGAAGCGTATGCGTAGCCGTATGAAGCTCGGCTGCATCGTAAAGTAGAGCGCTGCAGGAGAAGCTGGATCCACACCTTCTAGCTCTGTCACTAAGAACACACAGACCGTCACCCTCGGCCGATCTGAAGGAAACccactcacaatcagttcGTGACCCGTTTTCTCCAGGAACAATGTACTTGGAGTATCCCATTTCAGCCGGTGAAGTAGTGTAAACTCCCATTTCCGAGCCTGATTTCCGATCGGGGTAATTCTCGCCAGGACCCCGACCAAAGTACTTGACCTCGGTCAGGCATTTTTTCAATTTAATGGATAAGCCGACCCGAGGCAGTGAAGTTGCTTTCCTAATAGCCTTCGATGGGAAAACATCGTTCGAGATTTTAACTCTACCATCAAGGTAGAAATGATATGATACCGTCAATGTAAATAAAGGTTTCACCCGATCTTGGCCAACAGTACAAAATGCGACGACTATAGCTTCGTCTCCGTTTTGAGATTCTTTCAGTTGGGTACGAATGCAAGCAACTTCCGGGGGAGATTTTTGGTCCAACCCGACCATTTTCCAGTGGCTATGGTAGGAAAAATCCTCGTATCCACAAATACTACCGTAGAGATCTTGAAGGAAACCGAATAGCTGAAGAAAGTTGAGTGTCAATTCCATACCCCCTCGATCGTTGTCTGTAGCGGCTCGGGTGAAGTTCTGTTGAAGTGCACCGATCTCAAATAAATTTGTTCCATTAGGAGCATAGGACGCCAGGCTTGCAGACTCCTTATCAATGATAGCGAAAGGAATGGAATCACCCAGAGATGAGCGATATACCGATATCGATTTTACATCTTCCACCATGCGCAACGACTCATTCGATTGCATTATTTGTTCTTCCTGAGCAAGTGTACTTTTTGGCTGCGCAAAGCGGAAAGCGACAGGAAGTTGCTGCGCAACTACTACATGTGAAGATTTTGCCCAAGACGTCTTGTTCTGCAGAGAACCTCTGATGTTGAGAAAGTACGAGTTCTCAGCGACCGCGCCTCTTCTTTCCAACAACATGACTCTCGACAAAACGTCATCCAAGACCACGACGGCTGTGATAGTGTCTCCATTTAATTGTAAGACAAAGCATCCGGAACGGATCGGATCTACCGATCGGTTGCTCACCAAATGCCACGACCACACGAGATGTGACAGGTTAGAGAACGAGTATCGATTTTTCACATTCAAGACAATTTCCGCGTTTGAATTGCCGGCCACATGTACAAGCAATTGGCCTTCATTTCCTCGATAGTTTTCGCTTGGTTTAAGTTCAACCG
The sequence above is a segment of the Phaeodactylum tricornutum CCAP 1055/1 chromosome 10, whole genome shotgun sequence genome. Coding sequences within it:
- a CDS encoding predicted protein: MIDQGLRVKDESAGDGYFFAYGGDFGDTVNDLQFCINGMFTPDREPHPAVAEIKFLMQPVELKPSENYRGNEGQLLVHVAGNSNAEIVLNVKNRYSFSNLSHLVWSWHLVSNRSVDPIRSGCFVLQLNGDTITAVVVLDDVLSRVMLLERRGAVAENSYFLNIRGSLQNKTSWAKSSHVVVAQQLPVAFRFAQPKSTLAQEEQIMQSNESLRMVEDVKSISVYRSSLGDSIPFAIIDKESASLASYAPNGTNLFEIGALQQNFTRAATDNDRGGMELTLNFLQLFGFLQDLYGSICGYEDFSYHSHWKMVGLDQKSPPEVACIRTQLKESQNGDEAIVVAFCTVGQDRVKPLFTLTVSYHFYLDGRVKISNDVFPSKAIRKATSLPRVGLSIKLKKCLTEVKYFGRGPGENYPDRKSGSEMGVYTTSPAEMGYSKYIVPGENGSRTDCEWVSFRSAEGDGLCVLSDRARRCGSSFSCSALLYDAAELHTATHTLPARRDGEHIVHVNIDHKIMGLGGDTSWFPGVYPEYLVSSKDAYKYSVVLVPLEKEDDVALKVYGIPR